In Pseudobacter ginsenosidimutans, the following are encoded in one genomic region:
- a CDS encoding helix-turn-helix domain-containing protein: MENVLRFNTISENNAFNKNETLHPLVSVVDLSKADPRRGSRMYFGFYTVFLKEVKCGDLTYGRNTYDYQEGTLVFLAPGQFAGVTNSELYQPKGYALVFHEDLIHGTALGKHMREYSFFTYETREALHLSDRERQIVLDCFEKIKYELEHSIDKHGRKLIASNIELFLNYCQRFYDRQFITREVAHKGILGRFDELLNNYFKSEQTQTIGLPSVAWCAKELNLSANYFGDLVKKETGRSAQELIHAKIIDLAKERIFDLSKTVSQLSYELGFKHPAHFTRLFKQKVGVTPNEFRSSN; this comes from the coding sequence ATGGAAAATGTATTAAGATTCAATACAATAAGCGAAAATAACGCTTTCAATAAAAATGAAACGCTCCACCCGTTGGTAAGTGTAGTGGATCTCTCGAAAGCAGATCCAAGAAGAGGATCACGCATGTATTTTGGATTTTATACAGTATTTCTGAAAGAAGTTAAATGTGGGGACCTGACCTATGGCCGCAATACCTATGACTACCAGGAAGGCACACTGGTATTTCTTGCCCCCGGCCAATTTGCAGGCGTAACAAACAGTGAACTATATCAGCCAAAAGGATACGCATTGGTTTTTCATGAGGATCTGATTCATGGCACTGCACTTGGCAAGCATATGCGTGAATATTCTTTCTTCACATATGAAACACGTGAAGCGTTGCACTTGTCAGACCGGGAACGACAAATTGTTTTGGATTGCTTTGAGAAAATAAAATATGAGCTTGAGCACTCCATCGACAAGCATGGCAGGAAGTTGATCGCTTCCAACATTGAATTATTCCTGAATTACTGTCAAAGGTTTTATGACCGCCAATTCATCACACGCGAAGTTGCCCATAAAGGAATATTAGGAAGATTTGATGAACTGCTTAATAACTATTTCAAATCTGAGCAAACACAGACTATCGGACTACCTTCTGTTGCCTGGTGCGCGAAAGAACTGAATCTATCTGCCAATTACTTTGGAGACCTGGTGAAGAAAGAAACCGGAAGATCAGCACAGGAACTTATACACGCAAAAATCATAGACCTTGCAAAAGAAAGGATCTTTGATCTGAGTAAGACTGTCAGCCAGCTATCGTATGAATTAGGGTTTAAACATCCTGCACACTTTACAAGACTATTTAAGCAAAAGGTGGGCGTTACACCAAATGAGTTCAGATCATCCAATTAG
- a CDS encoding aldo-keto reductase family protein, with protein sequence MQKIKLNNGVEMPILGFGVFQANDLDECERSVLDALQVGYRLIDTAASYENEGAVG encoded by the coding sequence ATGCAAAAGATCAAATTGAACAATGGAGTAGAAATGCCCATCCTGGGTTTCGGAGTTTTCCAGGCGAATGATCTTGATGAATGTGAAAGAAGTGTATTGGATGCATTACAAGTGGGCTATAGATTGATAGATACTGCTGCTTCCTATGAGAATGAAGGGGCGGTTGGCTGA
- a CDS encoding cupin domain-containing protein: protein MNFNNVAIILLLSVVSFSCNQQNEPLQKTSSELAEAPVFSKGKQITNDNLTGMVWLNKLVEADSLNQTAVGSVTFAAGARTKWHSHPAGQIILALGGIGYYQEKGSPKVIVKKGDVVKCPPGIPHWHGASTETEFVQVAITGREKGETIWLESVSEEEYRR from the coding sequence ATGAACTTTAATAACGTAGCTATAATACTTCTTCTGAGCGTGGTTTCATTTTCCTGTAATCAGCAAAATGAACCGTTACAGAAAACTTCTTCAGAACTGGCGGAAGCACCTGTTTTTTCAAAGGGCAAACAAATAACCAATGATAATCTTACCGGCATGGTATGGTTGAATAAGCTGGTAGAGGCCGACAGTCTCAATCAAACTGCGGTGGGTAGCGTAACATTTGCTGCAGGAGCCAGAACCAAATGGCATTCGCATCCGGCCGGACAAATTATATTGGCACTGGGTGGCATAGGTTATTACCAGGAGAAAGGAAGTCCGAAAGTTATTGTGAAAAAGGGGGATGTGGTGAAATGCCCGCCTGGTATTCCACATTGGCATGGAGCCAGTACAGAAACTGAATTTGTGCAGGTTGCTATTACCGGCAGGGAAAAAGGAGAGACTATCTGGCTGGAGTCTGTATCTGAAGAGGAATACAGGAGGTAG
- a CDS encoding MutS-related protein, whose translation MSFKIDRQSVGELNLMGKFRQGSVYYLFNKVRTRIGEKLMDDMFSHPLTDSSSINRRVSVFRFFQQQHMPFPFEAGQVALMREYIETAGRKSQLSTTANIYMVKILAGFIEDSRYKNKLLRLQATMVTLKKCIGFLQLLQSENGPLQDRVEALLAVMTHKDIRKILESDIYKSMSVATVAEYDFLLSNKHNQSMKEVLQFIAETDVYITVSDVAREHSFCYAEALEKDENVFYAKNLHHPCMSKAIGNDIHMKEGSNVLFLTGANMAGKSTWMKSIGICIYMAHIGFPVAADEMRFSIREGIFSSINVADNITMGYSHFYAEVIRVKHAALAAATGEHLLLMFDELFKGTNVKDAYDGTLAVTQGFSGYNNCLFIVSTHIIEIGEALKDLPNVQFHFMPTVLEGNIPRYTYTLQKGITEDRQGMMIIKNEGIIELINNI comes from the coding sequence ATGAGTTTTAAAATAGACCGGCAATCGGTGGGGGAGCTGAACCTTATGGGCAAGTTCCGCCAGGGTTCTGTGTATTACTTATTCAATAAAGTCAGAACGCGCATTGGAGAGAAGCTGATGGACGACATGTTTTCTCATCCATTAACTGATTCATCGTCCATTAACCGGCGGGTATCGGTGTTTCGATTCTTTCAGCAGCAGCATATGCCTTTCCCATTCGAAGCCGGTCAGGTTGCCCTGATGCGGGAATATATCGAAACTGCAGGCAGGAAGTCCCAACTCTCAACAACCGCAAACATCTATATGGTGAAGATTCTTGCTGGTTTTATTGAAGACAGTCGTTATAAAAACAAGCTCCTGCGGCTACAGGCAACGATGGTAACATTGAAGAAATGTATTGGTTTTCTGCAACTTCTGCAATCTGAAAATGGTCCTTTGCAGGATCGAGTGGAAGCACTGCTGGCCGTAATGACCCATAAGGATATCCGTAAGATCCTCGAAAGCGACATCTACAAGTCTATGTCTGTTGCAACGGTAGCTGAATACGATTTCCTGTTAAGCAACAAACACAACCAGTCCATGAAGGAGGTGCTGCAGTTCATTGCGGAAACCGATGTGTATATCACCGTTAGCGATGTAGCGCGTGAACACAGTTTTTGTTATGCGGAGGCATTGGAAAAAGACGAAAACGTTTTTTATGCGAAAAACCTTCACCATCCCTGTATGTCAAAAGCTATAGGCAACGATATTCATATGAAGGAAGGGAGCAATGTATTATTCCTTACAGGAGCCAATATGGCCGGTAAGTCTACCTGGATGAAATCGATTGGCATCTGTATCTATATGGCGCATATTGGCTTTCCCGTGGCTGCAGATGAAATGCGTTTTTCGATACGCGAAGGCATTTTTTCCAGCATTAATGTAGCCGACAACATAACAATGGGCTACAGTCATTTCTACGCAGAAGTGATAAGGGTGAAACATGCTGCCCTGGCTGCTGCTACCGGCGAACACCTGCTGCTGATGTTCGATGAGTTATTCAAAGGAACCAATGTCAAAGATGCTTATGATGGCACCCTGGCAGTTACACAGGGTTTTTCCGGCTATAACAATTGCCTGTTTATTGTATCAACGCATATTATAGAAATTGGAGAGGCCCTGAAAGATCTTCCTAATGTTCAGTTCCATTTCATGCCTACTGTGCTGGAAGGGAACATCCCCAGATACACCTACACGTTGCAGAAGGGCATTACCGAAGACCGTCAGGGTATGATGATCATTAAGAACGAAGGGATCATAGAACTGATCAATAATATATAG
- a CDS encoding MutS-related protein, translating into MYLQTDTQTIEDLRLFSKADTQGIYDIYNHSFTRGGQSIMESMFRKPLSDRDAIIKRISIISGFQKQQAAFPFDGATLDNVEKYISFDDNQDGGSKISLSEKEIQNGIVAVINLFHTLMQYAESEGLKQVKELEEERQEVIALLTDRAFVPVFNEKKNARITYAAATAYDVLIRINEKQKLLCLLKFIYHIDVYISVAQVAIKHRMVFPEVYPKGSSILKVEGVYHPLLKNAVPNSLQMGPSCNMVFLTGANMAGKSTFLRSFSTALYIAHMGFPIAASAMAFSVMDGVYTTINLPDNLDIGASHFYAEVLRVKKMAQELSNGKSLFILFDELFRGTNVKDALEGTLVVCNAFTNRKDSKFIISSHITEAADELRKKESAAFYFLPTVMKGTVPEYTYTLQEGVTNDKHGMLIINNEGILDILKQGNKGGKSINKKV; encoded by the coding sequence ATGTATTTACAGACAGACACACAGACCATAGAGGACCTGCGCTTATTTTCCAAAGCAGACACACAGGGTATATATGATATATACAATCATTCCTTTACCCGGGGCGGACAATCCATCATGGAATCCATGTTCAGAAAACCGCTAAGCGACAGGGACGCTATCATCAAACGCATCAGTATTATTTCCGGTTTTCAAAAACAGCAGGCTGCATTTCCTTTCGATGGTGCTACACTTGACAACGTAGAGAAGTACATTTCTTTTGATGATAACCAGGATGGCGGGTCAAAGATCTCTCTCAGCGAAAAAGAAATACAGAATGGAATTGTTGCTGTTATCAATCTTTTCCATACACTCATGCAATATGCAGAGTCGGAGGGTCTGAAGCAGGTGAAGGAGTTGGAGGAAGAACGGCAGGAAGTAATCGCCCTGTTGACAGATCGTGCTTTTGTACCGGTTTTTAATGAAAAAAAGAATGCCAGAATAACTTATGCTGCCGCTACTGCTTACGATGTTTTAATTCGTATTAACGAAAAACAGAAACTACTCTGCCTGCTGAAATTTATTTATCATATCGATGTTTATATTTCCGTGGCGCAGGTGGCGATAAAGCATCGCATGGTATTCCCGGAGGTGTACCCCAAAGGAAGTAGCATTCTGAAAGTGGAGGGCGTATATCATCCGCTTCTGAAAAACGCAGTCCCCAATAGCCTTCAAATGGGTCCTTCATGCAATATGGTTTTCCTTACGGGGGCCAATATGGCGGGAAAATCTACCTTCCTGCGCTCTTTCAGCACTGCCTTATATATTGCGCATATGGGCTTTCCAATTGCCGCTTCAGCTATGGCGTTTTCAGTGATGGATGGCGTTTATACTACAATCAACCTTCCGGACAATTTAGATATTGGCGCCAGCCATTTTTATGCAGAAGTTTTACGGGTAAAGAAAATGGCACAGGAGCTCAGTAATGGAAAGTCGCTTTTTATATTATTCGACGAACTATTCCGGGGCACAAATGTAAAAGATGCCCTGGAAGGCACCCTGGTTGTATGTAATGCGTTCACCAACCGTAAAGACAGCAAGTTCATTATTTCCTCCCATATTACAGAAGCTGCAGATGAGCTAAGAAAAAAAGAAAGCGCGGCGTTTTACTTTCTTCCTACAGTTATGAAAGGGACTGTACCTGAATATACATATACGCTTCAGGAAGGAGTAACGAACGACAAACATGGTATGCTTATCATTAATAACGAAGGCATATTAGACATTCTGAAACAGGGGAATAAAGGCGGTAAAAGCATAAATAAGAAAGTATGA
- a CDS encoding ABC transporter permease subunit: MQKLPLWTMFSNNYLQIFLNSTVMRVILNIARAELRYFFYSPVAWFILILFLMSGSGIVLGNLVNMVTQQESLIELQGDKFEGFMNSPLTTAIIGSSLGTVMTIFFTFIPLLTMGVINREYAGGTIRLLHSSPVRMRQVVIGKFIGVYAFVCMMILLLAVILFVLTFSVKNVETPHILSMLLGFFLLAAMYVAVGVFISSLTAYPIVAAIGTFTVLTLFTAFGGIFQGYDYIRDITYFLSSSGRAEVMLGGLITTKDLIYFFSIISLFLIFTIIKMKSVTESKSWRISAGRYLMALAVTVVILTVTSIHGFIGYWDVTRSKLNTLHPNTQAVINKLDGSPLKVTLYTNLLGYNYSNGAPEARNAYLWGFWSKYRRFYNNMEFNYVYYYDVDNGDSSIYKMYPGKTLKEIAEKYAEIYNTDLSIYKKPEEISSIIDLRSETKGLLMQVEYKGKKTFLRTYQDPSVFPNEMHVSGSLLRLMNDTTPTYKFLTGHYERSPMKFGEREYGGHTVNKGSRGALINMGLNFDTISEPDFSGFTQDEVLVISDPKTLLDKAIIDSVNKYIDGGGNAMFYTEPGKQFIMNPILNHVGVNADPGTMVKVNPHDMPHKFGGLITKKGTEMADEGKFFLFRNGIIKACYTAITGASPLSYSDSTGFKTEPITTLKNEKNTWVERGVLVVDSAAPLFNASEGDYRLDTPYPVGLQLTRKINNKEQKIIISSDADMMSFGKGNGMDYGNAFYSYTVDNRYPVYHNFKVPTDIWLTIKKVPAQTLKTLLQYGLPALLLVAGIVILVRRKRK; the protein is encoded by the coding sequence ATGCAGAAATTACCGTTATGGACGATGTTTTCAAACAATTATCTTCAAATTTTTCTCAATAGTACAGTAATGCGAGTAATACTAAATATAGCAAGGGCCGAATTACGGTATTTTTTCTATTCTCCGGTCGCCTGGTTCATTTTGATTTTGTTTTTAATGTCTGGTTCAGGTATTGTATTAGGGAATTTAGTGAACATGGTTACTCAGCAAGAGAGTCTTATTGAATTGCAGGGTGATAAGTTTGAGGGGTTTATGAATTCTCCGCTCACTACAGCCATCATCGGTTCCAGTTTAGGTACAGTAATGACGATATTCTTCACGTTTATTCCGCTATTAACGATGGGCGTTATTAACCGGGAGTATGCGGGTGGAACAATCAGGTTGCTGCATTCTTCTCCGGTTAGAATGCGCCAGGTTGTAATAGGTAAATTTATAGGTGTGTATGCTTTTGTATGCATGATGATTTTATTGCTTGCGGTGATTTTGTTTGTTTTAACTTTCTCTGTTAAGAATGTAGAAACACCGCATATATTATCTATGCTACTGGGGTTTTTCTTATTGGCTGCCATGTATGTTGCCGTTGGGGTGTTTATTTCGAGCCTTACGGCCTATCCAATAGTAGCAGCCATTGGTACATTTACGGTACTGACTTTGTTTACAGCTTTTGGGGGTATTTTTCAGGGTTATGATTATATCAGGGATATCACTTATTTTCTATCCAGTTCAGGCAGGGCTGAGGTAATGTTGGGTGGGTTAATCACTACTAAGGACCTTATCTACTTCTTTTCTATTATTTCGCTCTTCCTGATATTCACCATCATTAAAATGAAGTCTGTAACAGAGTCGAAGTCCTGGCGCATATCAGCGGGTAGATATTTGATGGCATTAGCTGTAACGGTAGTTATACTTACTGTTACATCGATTCACGGATTCATTGGATACTGGGATGTTACCAGAAGCAAGCTCAATACGCTTCATCCAAATACACAGGCGGTTATTAATAAGTTGGATGGATCTCCGCTTAAGGTAACCTTGTACACGAATCTGTTGGGATACAATTATAGTAATGGCGCGCCTGAAGCGCGCAATGCGTACCTATGGGGTTTCTGGTCCAAGTATCGTCGTTTTTATAATAATATGGAGTTCAACTACGTGTATTATTATGATGTGGACAATGGGGATAGTTCCATTTACAAAATGTATCCCGGAAAAACGCTTAAGGAAATAGCCGAGAAATATGCCGAAATATATAACACCGATCTTTCTATTTATAAGAAACCGGAAGAGATCAGTAGCATAATAGACCTCAGGTCGGAAACGAAGGGATTGTTAATGCAGGTGGAATATAAGGGCAAAAAGACTTTCTTGAGAACGTACCAGGACCCTTCTGTTTTTCCTAACGAGATGCACGTTTCTGGTAGTTTGTTGAGGTTAATGAATGATACAACTCCTACTTATAAGTTTCTTACGGGCCACTATGAGCGTTCGCCTATGAAATTCGGCGAGCGGGAGTACGGGGGGCATACCGTTAATAAAGGTTCCAGAGGGGCATTGATCAATATGGGCTTGAATTTCGATACCATCTCAGAACCTGATTTCAGTGGATTTACACAGGATGAAGTATTGGTTATATCCGATCCAAAAACGTTGTTGGATAAGGCTATTATAGATAGCGTCAATAAGTATATCGACGGAGGAGGCAATGCCATGTTTTATACAGAGCCAGGCAAGCAGTTCATCATGAATCCGATCCTGAATCATGTGGGTGTAAATGCAGATCCGGGTACCATGGTGAAGGTGAATCCTCACGATATGCCGCATAAGTTCGGCGGACTGATCACAAAAAAAGGAACTGAAATGGCGGATGAAGGAAAATTCTTCTTATTTCGGAATGGCATCATAAAGGCTTGCTATACCGCTATAACGGGAGCCAGTCCATTAAGCTATTCCGATTCAACCGGATTCAAGACAGAGCCGATTACAACGTTAAAAAATGAGAAGAATACCTGGGTAGAGAGAGGCGTATTGGTAGTAGATTCTGCAGCCCCTTTGTTTAATGCATCAGAAGGTGACTACAGATTAGATACTCCTTACCCCGTCGGCCTGCAGCTTACCCGCAAAATAAACAACAAAGAACAGAAGATCATCATCTCCAGTGACGCTGATATGATGTCTTTTGGCAAAGGGAATGGGATGGACTACGGCAACGCGTTCTATAGTTATACGGTAGATAACAGATACCCGGTCTATCATAATTTTAAAGTACCTACGGATATCTGGCTTACTATAAAGAAAGTGCCGGCTCAAACGCTGAAAACATTACTGCAATATGGTCTGCCAGCTTTATTGCTTGTTGCAGGTATTGTGATTTTAGTGAGGAGAAAGCGTAAATAG
- a CDS encoding ABC transporter ATP-binding protein, producing MNPILKVENLSHKYASSWAIRDINFEINSNGVVGLLGSNGAGKSTTMNIICGALLQTEGDVRVNGINIQDDPIAYKKQIGFLPQQAPLYLDFTVQEYLEYSAQLRLMEKRSIKAAVEEVLEKTAITQMRSRLIKNLSGGFRQRVGIAQAIINKPRLVILDEPTNGLDPNQIIEARKLIKNIAQEHAVLLSSHVLSEINLLAREIIMIEAGRVVFSDTLDAFNNVLQPNTLMVRMLNMPGVNDLLAIDNVVKVEMLPDNKCRLHFTSNDDLSERIVKKSADLNWRLTAIHAEITVMDDVFKQLSSNFSQ from the coding sequence ATGAACCCAATTTTAAAGGTGGAAAACCTATCGCATAAGTATGCCAGTTCCTGGGCCATACGGGACATTAATTTTGAGATAAATAGTAACGGTGTGGTTGGCTTACTCGGTTCTAACGGAGCTGGAAAGTCTACCACCATGAACATCATCTGCGGCGCTTTGTTACAGACGGAAGGAGATGTAAGGGTAAATGGAATTAACATCCAGGATGATCCGATCGCCTATAAAAAACAGATCGGTTTTTTACCGCAACAAGCTCCTCTGTATTTGGATTTTACGGTGCAGGAATACCTGGAATATTCTGCGCAGTTGCGCTTAATGGAGAAGCGGTCTATCAAAGCTGCTGTAGAGGAGGTATTGGAGAAAACCGCCATTACGCAAATGCGTTCGAGGTTAATTAAGAATCTGTCTGGTGGTTTTCGTCAAAGGGTAGGTATAGCACAGGCTATTATTAACAAACCCCGTTTAGTTATTCTGGATGAACCTACGAATGGGTTGGACCCCAATCAGATTATTGAAGCCCGTAAGCTGATAAAAAACATTGCACAGGAGCATGCTGTGTTGTTATCGTCACATGTACTGTCGGAGATCAATTTACTGGCAAGAGAAATTATTATGATAGAAGCCGGGCGTGTAGTGTTCTCAGACACGTTGGATGCCTTCAACAATGTTCTACAGCCAAATACATTAATGGTCAGAATGCTAAACATGCCGGGTGTAAATGACTTGTTGGCAATAGACAATGTAGTGAAAGTTGAAATGTTACCTGATAATAAGTGCAGATTGCATTTCACATCAAATGATGATTTGTCTGAACGGATTGTAAAGAAGAGTGCAGACCTCAATTGGAGACTAACGGCTATCCATGCAGAAATTACCGTTATGGACGATGTTTTCAAACAATTATCTTCAAATTTTTCTCAATAG
- a CDS encoding RagB/SusD family nutrient uptake outer membrane protein, translating into MKKNSFYITTMVASLLGLLAMGCNKMLDIKPPVNSITSSQVFQNDEQAGVALNGLYSYLISGGDKEINSRGTLGTDLYSAGGVTIAAAHLADEMYSPTFSGQYPYYVETAAKITLQNAGFSSKIWSTAYKGVFNANALIEGTNASSSKEFTEAARNRVKGEALAVRAMSYFYLVNFFEKIPLALSIDFNNTKGLHSSDPAAVYKQITDDLEAAVGYLSEKYDGNNAERIRINKWYAKALLARVYLFTKNYAKAYEHANDVINQTALFKLEPLNNVFAYNSEEVIFRLKQTNDIYPTGNATPEGYAITGLYLTPSLINSFETGDNRKTAWTSAIGGTINFPAGFTPAKYKINALNMTYEGFRSQYYVVARLAEMYFIRAEANMLRSSGNKNSAIDDLNEIRHRAGLGKLLYTLTDQQVIDTIAHEKRVELFTEWGHRWLDLKRTNKANQVLSSIFYKQPWDPNQLLYPIPVREIQWDNNLSQNNGY; encoded by the coding sequence ATGAAAAAAAATTCTTTTTATATAACTACAATGGTGGCTTCCTTGCTGGGTTTGCTGGCAATGGGTTGCAATAAAATGCTGGATATTAAACCTCCCGTGAATTCAATTACATCCAGCCAGGTTTTTCAGAACGATGAGCAGGCTGGTGTTGCACTAAATGGTTTGTACTCGTATTTAATTAGTGGCGGGGATAAAGAAATTAATTCACGGGGTACACTGGGAACAGATTTGTACAGCGCTGGAGGGGTGACTATAGCTGCTGCTCATTTAGCAGACGAAATGTATAGTCCAACGTTCAGTGGGCAATACCCTTATTATGTGGAAACTGCTGCAAAAATTACACTCCAGAATGCCGGCTTTTCCTCCAAAATATGGAGTACTGCTTATAAGGGTGTTTTTAACGCCAACGCTTTGATAGAGGGCACCAATGCTTCTTCATCAAAAGAATTTACAGAAGCTGCCAGAAATCGTGTAAAGGGTGAAGCATTAGCCGTGCGGGCAATGAGTTATTTTTATCTGGTTAACTTTTTTGAGAAAATCCCATTGGCATTGTCCATTGATTTTAATAATACAAAAGGGCTTCATTCTTCTGATCCGGCTGCTGTGTATAAACAAATTACCGATGATCTGGAAGCAGCAGTAGGATATCTTTCTGAAAAATACGATGGCAACAATGCTGAGCGAATCAGAATCAACAAGTGGTATGCGAAAGCACTGCTGGCCCGCGTATACTTATTCACTAAAAATTATGCAAAAGCATACGAGCATGCCAATGATGTAATTAACCAAACCGCGCTGTTTAAACTGGAACCCTTAAATAACGTATTTGCCTATAATAGTGAAGAAGTCATTTTTCGGTTGAAGCAAACGAATGATATATACCCAACAGGAAATGCAACTCCTGAAGGATATGCTATTACAGGACTGTATTTGACTCCGTCGCTCATCAATAGTTTTGAAACAGGAGACAATAGAAAAACAGCCTGGACATCAGCAATCGGAGGAACTATTAATTTTCCTGCCGGCTTTACTCCCGCGAAATACAAGATAAATGCACTGAATATGACTTATGAAGGCTTTAGATCCCAATATTATGTAGTAGCACGCCTTGCTGAAATGTATTTTATCAGAGCAGAGGCAAATATGTTGCGAAGCTCTGGTAATAAAAATAGTGCAATCGACGACCTGAATGAAATAAGGCATCGTGCCGGATTGGGTAAGCTGCTATATACACTCACCGATCAGCAGGTAATAGACACTATTGCCCACGAAAAACGTGTTGAATTGTTTACTGAGTGGGGACACCGCTGGCTCGATCTGAAAAGAACAAATAAAGCTAATCAGGTACTTTCTTCCATCTTTTACAAACAGCCTTGGGACCCCAATCAATTGTTATACCCGATTCCTGTCAGGGAAATCCAGTGGGACAATAACCTTTCTCAAAATAATGGCTATTAA
- a CDS encoding SusC/RagA family TonB-linked outer membrane protein → MIDATLLNTSTWGLSGRFQISKNSNKLVAFEGLENSPYKDTYRIGSSVTAKSYTHFIGINPMKGTPAVEDYNGDGNTTLGMGSGNFPDLELDDRYKEIDINPKYFGGFGFRVDFKRVLSLDAQFSFENSLVPDILSNQVYGMGKNMVLYNEIERRHWQQPGDKALYPKYSARTGGSLTGVDAFYTKGAYISLDNLSLSYTLPAAWMQKLRMKQGQISINSSKIFKISQYRLTDAELGTTPQIRRIAANIRLSF, encoded by the coding sequence ATGATAGATGCAACGCTCCTTAATACTTCTACCTGGGGCTTATCCGGTCGCTTTCAGATAAGCAAGAACAGCAATAAACTAGTGGCATTTGAGGGGCTGGAAAATTCTCCCTATAAAGATACGTATAGAATTGGATCATCCGTTACTGCCAAATCATATACACACTTTATTGGTATCAATCCAATGAAAGGAACACCCGCGGTTGAAGACTATAACGGTGATGGTAACACTACACTTGGAATGGGTTCAGGTAATTTCCCGGATCTGGAGTTAGACGATCGCTATAAAGAAATAGATATAAATCCAAAATACTTCGGAGGATTTGGCTTTCGGGTAGATTTCAAACGGGTATTATCGTTAGATGCCCAGTTTAGTTTTGAAAATTCATTAGTGCCGGATATCCTTAGTAACCAGGTTTATGGAATGGGCAAGAACATGGTGTTGTATAACGAAATTGAAAGAAGGCATTGGCAACAACCAGGTGACAAAGCCCTTTACCCAAAATACTCCGCCAGAACCGGGGGCTCTTTGACGGGCGTAGACGCATTCTATACTAAAGGCGCTTATATAAGCCTGGATAATTTGAGTTTGTCTTACACATTGCCTGCCGCATGGATGCAAAAACTGAGAATGAAACAAGGGCAAATTTCCATCAACTCTTCCAAAATTTTTAAAATCAGCCAGTACAGACTGACTGATGCTGAACTGGGTACTACACCGCAGATCAGAAGAATTGCGGCTAACATAAGATTAAGTTTCTAA